One Coturnix japonica isolate 7356 unplaced genomic scaffold, Coturnix japonica 2.1 chrUnrandom42, whole genome shotgun sequence DNA segment encodes these proteins:
- the LOC107306925 gene encoding coiled-coil domain-containing protein 81-like — translation MGCCVTWNPGAASERLQGGGCHILEELLADDWKHLEGVSSHMAAANKEQPARVMRTKLSWWEDGPATGCASRSPYGTTKERVAVWDSVAVCVQQQLLLHKGIRIPTFGSFDIVFKEIRAKEGTLVVQWPAFRLARNLLDVHSLTGDEELLTGHKEVEPLKYTEVASTASVSRHRVETCICSTTSLISHCLRNGENVAFVLKDIGVLFLEGARVQMKFYYDFLEKVCGKASLETAVFKVPWLLDMVVSRVAAVAP, via the exons ATGGGCTGCTGTGTGACATGGAACCCAGGAGCAGCATCAGAGCGGCTGCAGGGTGGTGGGTGCCACATCCTGGAGGAGCTTCTGGCAGACGACTGGAAGCATCTGGAAGGGGTGAGCTCCCACATGGCTGCTGCCAACAAGGAGCAACCTGCGCGTGTGATGCGTACCAAGTTAAGCTGGTGGGAGGACGGCCCCGCAACGGGCTGTGCCTCCAGGAGTCCATATGGCACCACCAAAG AGCGAGTGGCCGTCTGGGACTCCGTGGCCGTCTGTGTGCAACAACAACTCCTGCTGCACAAG GGGATCCGAATTCCTACCTTCGGTTCCTTCGACATCGTCTTCAAAGAGATCAGGGCTAAGGAGGGCACCCTGGTTGTGCAGTGGCCGGCGTTTCGCCTGGCCAGGAACCTTCTGGACGTCCACAGTCTGACAGGTGATGAGGAACTCCTGACAG GCCATAAGGAAGTGGAGCCCCTCAAGTACACCGAGGTGGCCTCAACTGCATCGGTGTCCCGGCACAGAGTGGAGACCTGCATATGCAGCACCACATCCCTCATCTCCCACTGCCTGAGGAACGGGGAGAACGTTGCCTTTGTCCTGAAGGACATCGGGGTCCTCTTCTTAGAAGGAGCACGAGTTCAAATGAAATTCTACTACGACTTCCTCGAGAAGGTCTGTGGGAAAGCCAGTCTGGAAACAGCAGTTTTCAAG GTCCCCTGGCTGCTGGACATGGTGGTGTCCCGGGTGGCAGCGGTGGCTCCCTGA